A portion of the Cryptomeria japonica chromosome 5, Sugi_1.0, whole genome shotgun sequence genome contains these proteins:
- the LOC131067965 gene encoding auxin-responsive protein SAUR71-like: MSKLLRKFHSSSSGLVKRSKDVTDCANDRCFRRDVPKGYLPVYVGKDVSVRYVIEAKVVNHPLFAQLLQTSVEEFGYEQTGALRIPCDIVLFETILNQIKNTRVTSGLIKLDIFLLE; the protein is encoded by the exons ATGAGTAAGCTGCTTCGTAAGTTTCATAGTTCTTCTTCTGGATTGGTCAAAAGAAGCAAGGATGTTACTGACTGTGCTAATGACAGGTGTTTCAGAAGGGatgttccaaaagggtatttgccTGTCTATGTGGGGAAAGATGTTTCTGTCAGATATGTTATAGAAGCAAAAGTTGTTAATCACCCTCTGTTTGCACAGCTCTTGCAGACTTCTGTTGAGGAATTTGGATATGAACAAACAGGTGCTCTCAGGATTCCTTGTGATATTGTATTGTTTGAAACCATTCTTAACCAAATCAAAAATACAAGAGTGACTTCTGGATTG ATCAAATTGGATATATTCTTGTTGgaataa